The DNA segment CCGGTGACCACCCGCGTGCCGTCACCCCACTCGTTCACGCCGTCTCCGACTTCGTCTCGCGTCCCATCAGCTGTTTCACCGCCACCGCCGGCAAAACCCCGGAATGGCAGACGCGTACGACCTGCTCGGTCAGCGGCATGTCGACGCCGTTCTTGATCGCCAGGTCGAGCACCGAGCGGCAGCTCTTGACGCCTTCCGCGGTCTGCCTGGTGGCCGCCGTCGCCTCCGCGAGGCTGGCACCTTTGCCAAGCCGTACGCCAAAAGAGTGGTTGCGGGACAGCGGCGACGAGCAGGTGGCGACCAGGTCGCCGAGGCCGGCCAGGCCGGCGAAGGTGAGCGGGTCGGCGCCGAGCGCCTGGCCGAGCCGCGCGGTCTCGGCAAGTCCGCGGGTGATCAGCGTCGCCTTGGTGTTGTCGCCGAAACCCATCCCCTCGGCCATCCCGCAGGCGAGCGCGATGACGTTTTTCACCGCGCCGCCAAGCTCGCAGCCGAGCACGTCGTTGTTGGTGTACGGGCGAAAATACGGCGTTGTGGTGGCACGCTGCAGCCGCTTGGCGCGCGCGTTGTCGGCACAGGCGATGACCGTCGCGGCCGGCTGCCGATCGGCGAGCTCACGTGCGAGGTTGGGGCCGGACACGACCGCCACCCGGTCGGCCGGCACGCCGGTGACCTCGACGATCACCTCGCTCATCCGCAGGGTGGTGCCGAGCTCGATGCCCTTCATCAGGCTGACCAGCGTCGCGTCCTCGTCGATCCAGTCGCGCCAGCCTTCCAGCTGGCCGCGCAGCGTCTGCGACGGCACGGCGAGCACCACCAGCTCCGCACCGCTGATCGCCTCCTTGGCGTCGGTGGTCGCGGTGAGCGTCGCCGGCAGGCCGATGCCCGGCAGGTATTCGTCGTTACGGTGCGTCGCGTTGACCGCATCGGCGACCTCCGGCCGGCGAGCCCACAGCGTGACGTGGTTGCCGGCCTCGGCCAGGATCTTCGCGAACGTCGTGCCCCACGAACCGGCTCCGATGACGGCGCTGTGTTGCGTCACGAGGTTGCCTCCCGGCGGCGTCGCAGTCGGAACAGCGGTCCGGTCGGCGCCGGCTCGCCGCGCAGCTCGGCGACCATGTCGCGGAGCCGGAACATCACCTTCTCGGTGATCTCCTCGAGCAGCTCGGCGGTGACCGGCCGGTCCGCGTACGCGCTCAGGTCGATCGGGTCGCCGACGACCACCGACACCGGCGTACGCCACCGCGGCCGGAACTTGTTGGTGATCGGATGGTGGATCCGCTGCGCACCCCACTGCACCACCGGCACCATCGGCGCGCCGGTCAGCAACGCGAGCCGCGCGGCGCCGGTCTTGCCGACCATCGGCCACAGGTCGGGGTCCTTGGTACAGGTGCCTTCCGGATGCATCAGTACGAGGCTGCCGTCCTTGACCGCGTCGACCGCCGCCGCCAGGGCGAGCGCGGCGTCGGTCGTGTGCCGGCGTACCGGGATCTGGTGTGCGCCGCGCATCACCGCGCCGACCAGGCCCTTCTTGAA comes from the Fodinicola acaciae genome and includes:
- a CDS encoding lysophospholipid acyltransferase family protein — protein: MTRVKRGFWLGLAIVLLRPVMVLMTRREWRGQEKVPAGGGVVVTNHISKVDPLVLGHFIVDLPRNPRFLAKDTLFKKGLVGAVMRGAHQIPVRRHTTDAALALAAAVDAVKDGSLVLMHPEGTCTKDPDLWPMVGKTGAARLALLTGAPMVPVVQWGAQRIHHPITNKFRPRWRTPVSVVVGDPIDLSAYADRPVTAELLEEITEKVMFRLRDMVAELRGEPAPTGPLFRLRRRREATS
- a CDS encoding NAD(P)H-dependent glycerol-3-phosphate dehydrogenase, with amino-acid sequence MTQHSAVIGAGSWGTTFAKILAEAGNHVTLWARRPEVADAVNATHRNDEYLPGIGLPATLTATTDAKEAISGAELVVLAVPSQTLRGQLEGWRDWIDEDATLVSLMKGIELGTTLRMSEVIVEVTGVPADRVAVVSGPNLARELADRQPAATVIACADNARAKRLQRATTTPYFRPYTNNDVLGCELGGAVKNVIALACGMAEGMGFGDNTKATLITRGLAETARLGQALGADPLTFAGLAGLGDLVATCSSPLSRNHSFGVRLGKGASLAEATAATRQTAEGVKSCRSVLDLAIKNGVDMPLTEQVVRVCHSGVLPAVAVKQLMGRETKSETA